In Mercurialis annua linkage group LG6, ddMerAnnu1.2, whole genome shotgun sequence, the following are encoded in one genomic region:
- the LOC126654105 gene encoding flowering-promoting factor 1-like protein 1 translates to MSGVWIFDKKGVARLITNPTRESFEQKEPTLSGTATAPGARPRVLVYLPTNQVICSHNELEQRLVELGWTRFCTCNQHNNLIQFHKSDHSAHLISLPKRFADFKSFHMYDIVVKNRSFFQVRDRPV, encoded by the coding sequence ATGTCTGGTGTGTGGATATTCGACAAGAAAGGCGTAGCCCGCTTAATAACAAACCCTACCAGAGAATCATTCGAGCAAAAGGAACCAACATTATCAGGAACAGCAACTGCACCAGGGGCTCGACCTAGGGTTCTTGTCTATCTTCCGACAAACCAAGTTATTTGCTCTCACAACGAGCTCGAACAACGACTTGTTGAACTCGGCTGGACTCGGTTTTGTACTTGTAATCAGCACAACAATCTTATTCAGTTTCATAAATCTGATCACTCTGCTCATCTTATTTCTTTGCCTAAACGGTTTGCTGATTTTAAGTCTTTTCATATGTATGATATTGTTGTTAAGAATCGGTCTTTTTTTCAAGTTCGTGATCGGCCTGTTTAA
- the LOC126653503 gene encoding serine/threonine-protein kinase PCRK1, which produces MKCFHFSNGEKKDEDNDGGGNDVVSRVVSRVSWARSLSIASSSVDTASTTRRSEFDSECCDSSRDLSDSVGFFELLSQRRANDLKVFSFGELKSATKGFSRGLLIGEGGFGCVYKGVVRVLDSRFDVAIKQLNRHGFQGHKEWINEVNFLGVVNHPNLVKLVGYCAEDDERGMQRLLVYELMRNKSLEDHLLARVPVPLSWMTRLKIAQDAARGLAYLHEEMDFQLIFRDFKASNVLLDEEFNAKLSDFGLARQGPPEGLGHVSTAVVGTVGYAAPEYVLTGKLTSKSDVWSFGVVLYELITGRRALERNLPRPEQKLLEWVRPYVSDSKKFHLILDPRLEGEYSVKSAQKLASLANKCLAKQPKSRPKMSEVVEILGSIISEASSLDEVASEPVAETEDVKEEASVETEPESTKHWNGYRKKIFDLREIVNLRNRSIGKLDWRNWTPLIRTSD; this is translated from the exons ATGAAGTGTTTTCATTTCTCCAACGGCGAAAAAAAGGACGAAGACAACGACGGTGGCGGAAACGACGTCGTTTCGAGGGTGGTTTCAAGGGTTTCATGGGCAAGATCATTGAGTATAGCATCAAGCAGTGTGGACACAGCTTCAACAACGAGAAGGTCCGAGTTTGACTCGGAGTGTTGTGACTCGTCGAGAGATTTGTCTGACTCGGTTGGGTTTTTTGAGCTGTTGTCTCAGAGAAGAGCTAATGATCTGAAAGTTTTTAGTTTTGGGGAGCTGAAATCTGCTACGAAAGGGTTTAGTAGAGGCTTGTTGATTGGTGAAGGAGGGTTTGGTTGTGTTTATAAAGGTGTGGTTAGGGTGCTTGATTCTCGGTTCGATGTTGCGATTAAACAGTTGAATCGCCATGGTTTCCAG GGGCACAAGGAATGGATAAATGAGGTGAATTTCTTGGGTGTAGTTAACCACCCGAATCTTGTTAAGTTGGTTGGATATTGTGCTGAGGACGATGAAAGAGGGATGCAACGGCTTTTAGTCTATGAGCTTATGCGAAATAAAAGCTTAGAAGATCATTTATTGGCTCGAGTTCCGGTTCCTCTTTCGTGGATGACAAGGTTGAAAATTGCCCAAGATGCTGCTCGTGGCTTAGCATACCTTCACGAAGAAATGGATTTTCAG TTAATATTTCGAGATTTTAAAGCGTCAAATGTTCTGCTAGATGAGGAGTTCAATGCAAAGCTTTCAGATTTTGGATTGGCTAGACAGGGACCTCCTGAAGGACTTGGCCATGTTTCTACAGCA GTTGTGGGCACAGTCGGTTATGCAGCTCCAGAGTATGTTCTGACCGGGAAGCTGACCTCAAAGAGTGATGTCTGGAGCTTCGGGGTAGTCCTCTATGAGCTTATCACCGGAAGGCGAGCCCTAGAAAGAAACCTACCTCGGCCTGAGCAGAAGCTATTGGAATGGGTAAGACCATATGTATCAGACTCAAAGAAGTTCCACCTTATCTTAGATCCACGACTCGAAGGAGAATATTCTGTCAAATCCGCTCAGAAACTAGCTTCCTTGGCTAACAAGTGTCTAGCAAAACAACCGAAATCTCGCCCGAAAATGAGCGAGGTAGTAGAGATACTCGGTAGCATCATCAGTGAGGCCTCATCTTTAGATGAAGTTGCCTCTGAGCCTGTAGCGGAAACTGAAGACGTTAAAGAAGAAGCCTCTGTGGAGACTGAACCCGAGTCTACGAAACACTGGAATGGTTATCGGAAGAAGATATTTGATTTACGAGAAATTGTTAACTTAAGGAATAGATCAATAGGGAAATTAGATTGGAGAAATTGGACGCCGTTGATAAGAACTTCAGACTAG
- the LOC126653504 gene encoding probable serine/threonine-protein kinase PBL9 isoform X1 codes for MGICLSAQIKAESPYNTGISTSKYVSTEGNDLSTGSKQSSFSMPPTPRSEDEILQACNLKNFNFSDLKTSTRNFRPDSVLGEGGFGSVFKGWIDENSFAAAKPGTGMVIAVKRLNQEGLQGHKEWLAEVNYLGQFSHPHLVKLIGYCVEDEHRLLVYEFMPRGSLENHLFRRGSYFQPLSWNLRLKVALGAAKGLAFLHSDENKIIYRDFKTSNILLDSKYNAKLSDFGLAKDGPTGDKSHVSTRVMGTYGYAAPEYLATGHLTARSDVYSFGVVLLEMLSGRRAIDKNRPSGEHNLVEWAKPYLANKRKVFRILDNRLEGQYSIDVACKVAALALRCISIEPKFRPTMNEVVTSLEELQNSKQIESNNNTNSNRASRMRRRSADDTHGGRNVVAYPRPSASPLYA; via the exons ATGGGGATTTGCTTGAGTGCACAAATTAAAGCTGAGAGCCCTTATAATACAG GGATTAGTACTTCAAAGTATGTAAGCACAGAAGGAAATGATCTTAGTACAGGCAGCAAGCAATCGTCGTTTTCGATGCCACCAACTCCTCGGAGTGAAGACGAGATATTGCAGGCTTGCAATCTGAAGAACTTCAATTTTTCTGATCTCAAGACGTCCACTAGGAATTTCCGTCCTGATAGTGTCCTTGGAGAAGGTGGTTTTGGTTCTGTTTTTAAGGGATGGATTGATGAAAATTCATTTGCTGCTGCTAAGCCTGGTACCGGAATGGTGATTGCCGTTAAAAGGCTGAACCAAGAAGGTCTCCAAGGTCACAAGGAGTGGCTG GCGGAAGTAAATTATTTGGGGCAGTTTTCTCATCCTCATCTTGTGAAGCTGATTGGTTATTGCGTAGAGGATGAACACCGGCTTTTGGTGTATGAGTTCATGCCGCGGGGAAGCTTGGAGAATCATCTGTTCAGGA GAGGTTCTTATTTCCAGCCTCTTTCTTGGAATCTTCGCTTGAAAGTTGCTCTTGGTGCCGCAAAAGGGCTTGCATTTCTTCACAGTgatgaaaataaaatcatatatcGCGACTTCAAGACATCTAACATTCTACTTGATTCG AAGTACAATGCCAAGCTTTCCGATTTTGGGTTGGCTAAGGATGGGCCTACAGGTGATAAGAGTCATGTGTCCACCCGGGTTATGGGTACCTATGGCTATGCAGCTCCGGAATATCTGGCTACAG GCCATTTAACTGCCAGGAGTGATGTGTATAGCTTCGGAGTTGTTTTATTAGAAATGTTATCGGGCAGAAGGGCAATCGATAAAAATCGACCATCCGGAGAACACAATCTAGTGGAATGGGCTAAACCGTATCTGGCCAATAAAAGAAAGGTTTTCCGCATCCTAGACAATCGTCTTGAAGGCCAGTATTCAATTGATGTTGCCTGTAAAGTGGCTGCTCTTGCATTACGTTGCATATCGATAGAACCCAAGTTCCGGCCAACCATGAATGAAGTTGTGACATCATTAGAGGAACTCCAGAATTCCAAGCAAATCGAAAGCAATAATAATACCAATTCAAACCGTGCATCCAGGATGCGGAGACGAAGTGCAGATGATACTCATGGCGGAAGGAACGTAGTTGCTTATCCTCGGCCTTCAGCTTCGCCTCTTTATGCTTGA
- the LOC126653504 gene encoding probable serine/threonine-protein kinase PBL9 isoform X2, giving the protein MVAAINICKDYILACAGISTSKYVSTEGNDLSTGSKQSSFSMPPTPRSEDEILQACNLKNFNFSDLKTSTRNFRPDSVLGEGGFGSVFKGWIDENSFAAAKPGTGMVIAVKRLNQEGLQGHKEWLAEVNYLGQFSHPHLVKLIGYCVEDEHRLLVYEFMPRGSLENHLFRRGSYFQPLSWNLRLKVALGAAKGLAFLHSDENKIIYRDFKTSNILLDSKYNAKLSDFGLAKDGPTGDKSHVSTRVMGTYGYAAPEYLATGHLTARSDVYSFGVVLLEMLSGRRAIDKNRPSGEHNLVEWAKPYLANKRKVFRILDNRLEGQYSIDVACKVAALALRCISIEPKFRPTMNEVVTSLEELQNSKQIESNNNTNSNRASRMRRRSADDTHGGRNVVAYPRPSASPLYA; this is encoded by the exons ATGGTGGCGGCTATCAATATATGTAAGGATTACATATTGGCTTGTGCAGGGATTAGTACTTCAAAGTATGTAAGCACAGAAGGAAATGATCTTAGTACAGGCAGCAAGCAATCGTCGTTTTCGATGCCACCAACTCCTCGGAGTGAAGACGAGATATTGCAGGCTTGCAATCTGAAGAACTTCAATTTTTCTGATCTCAAGACGTCCACTAGGAATTTCCGTCCTGATAGTGTCCTTGGAGAAGGTGGTTTTGGTTCTGTTTTTAAGGGATGGATTGATGAAAATTCATTTGCTGCTGCTAAGCCTGGTACCGGAATGGTGATTGCCGTTAAAAGGCTGAACCAAGAAGGTCTCCAAGGTCACAAGGAGTGGCTG GCGGAAGTAAATTATTTGGGGCAGTTTTCTCATCCTCATCTTGTGAAGCTGATTGGTTATTGCGTAGAGGATGAACACCGGCTTTTGGTGTATGAGTTCATGCCGCGGGGAAGCTTGGAGAATCATCTGTTCAGGA GAGGTTCTTATTTCCAGCCTCTTTCTTGGAATCTTCGCTTGAAAGTTGCTCTTGGTGCCGCAAAAGGGCTTGCATTTCTTCACAGTgatgaaaataaaatcatatatcGCGACTTCAAGACATCTAACATTCTACTTGATTCG AAGTACAATGCCAAGCTTTCCGATTTTGGGTTGGCTAAGGATGGGCCTACAGGTGATAAGAGTCATGTGTCCACCCGGGTTATGGGTACCTATGGCTATGCAGCTCCGGAATATCTGGCTACAG GCCATTTAACTGCCAGGAGTGATGTGTATAGCTTCGGAGTTGTTTTATTAGAAATGTTATCGGGCAGAAGGGCAATCGATAAAAATCGACCATCCGGAGAACACAATCTAGTGGAATGGGCTAAACCGTATCTGGCCAATAAAAGAAAGGTTTTCCGCATCCTAGACAATCGTCTTGAAGGCCAGTATTCAATTGATGTTGCCTGTAAAGTGGCTGCTCTTGCATTACGTTGCATATCGATAGAACCCAAGTTCCGGCCAACCATGAATGAAGTTGTGACATCATTAGAGGAACTCCAGAATTCCAAGCAAATCGAAAGCAATAATAATACCAATTCAAACCGTGCATCCAGGATGCGGAGACGAAGTGCAGATGATACTCATGGCGGAAGGAACGTAGTTGCTTATCCTCGGCCTTCAGCTTCGCCTCTTTATGCTTGA